In the genome of Paenibacillus sp. FSL R5-0766, one region contains:
- a CDS encoding MFS transporter — translation MVTLLLIIIYLAFIGLGLPDALLGSAWSVMKNDIHATTEMAGYISLIISFSTVVSSLSASRLLHRFGTGKVTVFSILSTTIALLGFSFSENFVFLLILAIPLGLGAGSVDAALSNYVALHFKAKHMNWLHCFWGIGAVTGPLVMAYWLNQANNWRAGYVTVGLILLGIAVILLSTLSLWKIFEKGRVEGLGDEKKRVSNREAIRIPGVKMSMLAMLCYNGSETAAGLWMASFFIGSKGVSPGTAAALSSLFFIGIIVGRIISGFLSTHVSSKNLIRYGGIVGCVGLVILVMPIPYWIAAGALFIVGLGGAPIYPSIVHATPERFGERASPSVIGLEMASAYTGSTLIPLGMGLIAGQWGMSMVPLILLILFSVMFAATELVNRSNKATRLTV, via the coding sequence ATGGTCACGTTATTGTTAATCATTATTTATCTCGCATTTATAGGGCTGGGATTACCGGATGCTTTACTTGGCAGTGCCTGGTCCGTTATGAAAAACGATATACATGCGACAACAGAAATGGCTGGTTACATATCGCTAATCATTTCATTTAGTACAGTAGTGTCCAGTCTGTCCGCTAGCCGATTGTTACACCGGTTCGGAACGGGTAAAGTCACAGTATTCAGTATCCTCTCAACAACGATCGCGCTGTTAGGATTCTCATTCTCTGAGAATTTTGTGTTTTTACTGATTCTGGCGATCCCTCTCGGTCTCGGTGCAGGTTCGGTGGATGCGGCACTAAGTAATTATGTAGCATTACATTTCAAGGCCAAGCATATGAACTGGTTGCATTGTTTCTGGGGAATTGGCGCAGTGACAGGCCCACTCGTTATGGCATATTGGCTGAATCAAGCAAACAACTGGCGTGCAGGATACGTTACTGTGGGGTTGATTTTGCTTGGGATCGCGGTGATCTTATTATCAACTTTGTCTCTATGGAAGATTTTTGAGAAGGGAAGAGTAGAGGGTTTAGGTGATGAGAAGAAACGCGTAAGCAACCGTGAGGCCATACGTATCCCCGGCGTGAAAATGTCGATGCTTGCGATGCTCTGTTATAATGGTTCCGAAACTGCTGCCGGTCTGTGGATGGCTTCTTTCTTCATAGGTAGTAAAGGCGTATCTCCAGGTACTGCGGCAGCGTTATCTTCCTTGTTCTTTATCGGAATCATCGTAGGACGTATAATCTCTGGTTTTCTTTCGACTCATGTATCCAGCAAAAATCTCATCAGGTATGGTGGAATTGTTGGATGCGTCGGACTGGTTATCCTGGTTATGCCGATTCCTTACTGGATTGCGGCAGGGGCTTTATTTATCGTGGGATTGGGCGGAGCACCGATCTATCCGAGCATTGTTCATGCGACACCGGAACGCTTCGGTGAGAGGGCATCCCCAAGTGTAATTGGACTTGAAATGGCCAGTGCCTATACAGGTTCAACACTCATCCCGTTAGGTATGGGGCTTATAGCCGGCCAATGGGGAATGTCAATGGTACCCCTGATCCTGCTGATTCTGTTTAGTGTCATGTTCGCTGCTACAGAGCTGGTTAACAGAAGCAACAAGGCTACACGCCTGACTGTCTAG
- a CDS encoding DUF3888 domain-containing protein — protein MVIQKQIFLSILVAITLMLNSVFLSTDVTYADPEYVQQENYKPLALTMLNPYIYREITNYYQENHKPVPSYGLYDIHVLELKRRTQGGYNFRTVLEVRTFYGPHNPPYGKEVITFEIDTTNVTMVNYVHTND, from the coding sequence ATGGTAATTCAAAAACAAATTTTTCTCTCAATACTTGTAGCTATAACATTAATGTTAAATAGTGTTTTCCTATCCACAGATGTTACATATGCAGATCCTGAGTATGTACAACAAGAAAACTATAAGCCGTTAGCACTTACGATGCTCAACCCATACATTTACCGTGAGATTACCAACTATTATCAGGAAAATCATAAACCGGTCCCTAGCTATGGGCTATATGACATTCACGTATTGGAACTTAAAAGGCGTACACAAGGTGGTTATAATTTTCGAACGGTTCTGGAAGTCAGAACGTTCTATGGTCCACATAACCCGCCATATGGGAAAGAAGTCATTACGTTTGAAATAGACACCACTAATGTTACAATGGTTAACTATGTTCATACGAATGATTGA
- a CDS encoding arginase family protein: MTQKTIRLLMPQWQGGDNPNYSFGAELLAWLAPDNDQPLIHVPVEAYDGTFLVSENGIKGRAQLLQQLQAAQHIIQAHQPDRIVMFGGDCLVEQAPFAYLNERYDGELGLIWIDAHGDLVRYEGYDNGHTLPLGNLLGEGDPEFAKHVSVPLKPEHVFMAGLTTPTEQETEVIQRLGIRTAGTEELTYGMDSIKKWIKETGFKHLAIHLDLDVLDPNMFRSLLFAKPGEPYEFSPAGTMQIPHLLHLIKELSEETDVVGLGITEHMPWDTINLKNLLGEIPILNQ; this comes from the coding sequence ATGACTCAAAAAACAATACGTCTGCTTATGCCACAATGGCAAGGTGGAGATAATCCAAACTACTCTTTTGGAGCGGAGCTGCTTGCATGGCTTGCACCTGACAATGATCAACCTCTCATTCATGTTCCTGTCGAAGCATATGATGGAACATTTCTGGTAAGCGAGAACGGGATAAAAGGCAGAGCACAATTACTTCAGCAATTGCAGGCTGCCCAGCATATTATTCAAGCTCACCAGCCCGATCGCATTGTCATGTTTGGTGGTGACTGTTTGGTCGAACAAGCCCCGTTTGCTTATTTAAATGAACGATATGACGGAGAACTTGGTTTGATATGGATTGATGCTCATGGTGATTTGGTTAGATACGAGGGATATGACAACGGTCATACTTTACCGCTTGGGAACCTTCTTGGGGAAGGGGATCCGGAGTTTGCCAAACATGTGAGTGTCCCTTTGAAACCTGAACATGTCTTCATGGCCGGGTTGACAACCCCCACGGAACAGGAAACCGAAGTGATTCAAAGATTGGGTATCCGAACGGCTGGAACTGAAGAATTAACCTATGGCATGGATTCGATTAAGAAGTGGATTAAAGAGACTGGGTTCAAACATCTGGCAATTCATCTTGATCTGGATGTGCTTGATCCCAACATGTTCCGTTCATTGTTATTCGCCAAGCCAGGAGAACCTTATGAGTTTTCACCAGCGGGAACCATGCAAATACCTCACTTGCTTCATCTGATTAAAGAACTGTCTGAAGAAACAGATGTAGTTGGATTAGGGATAACTGAGCATATGCCGTGGGATACCATTAACTTGAAGAATTTGCTTGGAGAAATACCTATCCTGAACCAGTGA
- a CDS encoding helix-turn-helix domain-containing protein: MSMAEYHGKVKNIQDTPFGYTLSVIGGKWKMVIMYLLADNQPVRFNELKRQIGAITYKTLSSQLKELEADGMVERKEYPQVPPKVEYRLTAKAETLLPVLEGLCEWGVQHQEPLLINNSATD; this comes from the coding sequence ATGAGTATGGCTGAATACCACGGTAAAGTTAAAAACATTCAAGATACCCCTTTTGGATACACGTTGTCTGTCATTGGTGGCAAATGGAAAATGGTGATTATGTATCTTCTGGCTGATAACCAGCCTGTCCGTTTCAATGAACTAAAAAGACAGATTGGCGCCATCACGTATAAAACGCTGAGTTCACAGCTCAAAGAATTGGAAGCAGATGGTATGGTCGAACGAAAAGAATATCCCCAAGTCCCTCCTAAAGTCGAGTACCGTCTGACAGCCAAAGCTGAAACGTTATTGCCCGTTTTGGAAGGACTATGCGAATGGGGTGTCCAACACCAAGAACCTTTATTGATCAATAATAGCGCAACGGATTGA
- the metE gene encoding 5-methyltetrahydropteroyltriglutamate--homocysteine S-methyltransferase: MTKSSVLGYPRIGADREWKKALEAFWAGKLEENEFHARLQEIRIDHLRKQQAKGIDIIPVNDFSYYDHILDTAVMFGIIPKRFAYDGGSVPLSVYYGIARGTKDAAASEMTKWFNTNYHYIVPELDGASPTLTENKPLLAYREAKEKLGIEGKPVIVGPLTFLKLSKGYDKSETDAWLDRLLPLYTQLLQELASEGVQWVQVDEPILVTKLSDGDVQRLNKIYKTFATAVPGLNIMLQTYFESVENYNEIVALPVQGVGLDFVHGLSGNTQSIRTSGFPADKVLGAGIIDGRGIWKASLQTKLNLLNELTEFVTPERIIVQSSCSLLHVPVTTEREAKLTSELKNALAFADEKLDEIVLLTTALSSPSAEITAKINEAELPLQALQQSEDRNRTAVQKAVASISVQQPERSRPFAERHEAQQAKWQLPLFPTTTIGSFPQSAEVRKARQLWRKGELNNEQYAAFIREQIDIWIKIQEEIGIDVLVHGEFERTDMVEFFGEKLAGFAFTQFGWVQSYGSRCVKPPIIFGDVAFTGEMTVEETKYAQSQTERPVKGMLTGPITIMNWSFVREDIAREQIAYQLAYALRQEVEALEQAGIGMIQVDEPAVREGLPLKENEQADYLAWAVKAFRISTCTVHETTQIHTHMCYCEFHDMIDSIEAMDADVISIETSRSHGELIHSFEENTYELGIGLGVYDIHSPRVPSVDEMSSMIERALRVLDPKLFWINPDCGLKTRGQEETVASLRNMVDATRIARNNHASAAVL; the protein is encoded by the coding sequence ATGACAAAAAGTAGTGTATTGGGATATCCGCGTATTGGTGCTGATCGGGAATGGAAGAAAGCGTTGGAAGCGTTCTGGGCAGGCAAGCTGGAGGAAAATGAATTTCACGCACGTTTGCAGGAGATCCGTATCGATCATTTGCGCAAGCAACAAGCGAAAGGCATCGACATCATTCCAGTTAATGACTTTAGCTATTATGATCATATCCTGGATACGGCCGTGATGTTTGGCATTATTCCCAAACGATTTGCTTATGATGGTGGGTCGGTTCCGTTGTCCGTATATTATGGCATTGCCCGGGGAACAAAAGATGCCGCAGCCAGCGAAATGACAAAATGGTTTAATACCAACTATCACTACATAGTACCTGAACTGGACGGGGCTTCCCCAACTCTGACGGAGAACAAACCACTTCTCGCTTATCGTGAAGCAAAAGAAAAACTCGGCATTGAAGGCAAACCGGTAATCGTTGGACCGCTAACCTTCCTGAAACTCTCCAAAGGCTATGATAAATCCGAGACAGACGCTTGGTTGGACCGCTTGCTTCCACTCTATACTCAATTGCTTCAGGAACTTGCGAGCGAAGGCGTTCAGTGGGTGCAGGTCGACGAGCCTATTCTGGTAACCAAATTAAGTGATGGAGATGTACAGCGTCTGAATAAAATATATAAAACATTTGCCACAGCCGTTCCAGGCCTGAATATCATGCTGCAAACGTACTTTGAATCTGTCGAAAACTACAACGAGATTGTTGCACTGCCAGTTCAAGGTGTAGGACTTGATTTTGTACACGGGCTCTCTGGTAACACACAATCTATTCGGACATCCGGTTTCCCGGCAGACAAAGTGCTCGGAGCAGGTATTATCGATGGACGTGGGATCTGGAAAGCTTCCCTTCAAACAAAACTGAATTTGCTGAATGAATTGACTGAGTTCGTGACGCCTGAACGTATCATCGTGCAATCATCTTGCAGCCTGCTGCATGTGCCAGTTACGACTGAACGTGAGGCAAAACTTACATCCGAACTGAAAAATGCTCTTGCATTTGCAGATGAAAAGCTGGATGAGATTGTTCTTTTGACTACAGCCTTATCTTCACCAAGTGCAGAGATTACTGCTAAAATTAACGAAGCAGAGCTTCCTCTTCAGGCGCTTCAGCAATCCGAAGATCGGAACCGGACCGCTGTACAGAAAGCCGTTGCTTCCATCAGTGTTCAACAACCAGAGCGCTCCCGTCCTTTTGCAGAGCGTCATGAAGCTCAACAGGCCAAATGGCAATTGCCACTCTTCCCGACAACAACGATTGGTAGTTTCCCGCAATCTGCCGAAGTCAGAAAAGCACGTCAGTTGTGGCGCAAGGGTGAGTTGAACAACGAACAGTATGCTGCCTTCATCCGGGAGCAGATTGATATCTGGATTAAGATTCAGGAAGAGATCGGAATTGACGTATTGGTGCATGGTGAGTTTGAGCGTACCGACATGGTTGAATTCTTTGGCGAGAAACTGGCCGGCTTTGCCTTTACACAGTTTGGATGGGTACAATCATATGGTTCACGTTGCGTGAAGCCACCTATTATCTTCGGTGATGTTGCATTTACGGGTGAAATGACAGTGGAAGAAACGAAATATGCTCAATCGCAGACAGAGCGTCCTGTCAAAGGCATGCTGACTGGCCCCATTACCATCATGAACTGGTCATTCGTACGCGAAGACATTGCTCGTGAGCAGATTGCCTATCAATTGGCGTATGCGTTGAGACAGGAAGTCGAGGCACTTGAACAGGCAGGCATTGGTATGATCCAGGTTGACGAGCCGGCTGTTCGTGAAGGGCTTCCGCTGAAAGAAAATGAACAAGCCGATTACCTGGCTTGGGCGGTCAAAGCGTTCCGTATCTCCACATGCACGGTGCATGAAACGACTCAAATCCATACGCATATGTGCTATTGCGAATTCCATGACATGATTGATTCCATTGAAGCTATGGATGCAGATGTTATCTCCATTGAGACATCCCGTAGTCACGGTGAACTGATTCACAGTTTTGAAGAAAATACGTATGAGCTCGGTATCGGTCTTGGCGTATATGATATCCATAGTCCACGTGTTCCAAGTGTGGATGAAATGAGCAGCATGATTGAACGTGCCCTGCGTGTTCTTGATCCGAAGCTGTTCTGGATTAACCCGGACTGCGGATTAAAAACTCGTGGACAGGAAGAAACAGTAGCTTCTCTGCGTAATATGGTTGACGCAACCAGAATCGCTCGTAACAATCACGCTTCAGCTGCTGTATTGTAA
- a CDS encoding MBL fold metallo-hydrolase, whose amino-acid sequence MEISKGIAMLQLDFEGNIIHPVLIWDEEMVVLIDTGFPGQYDDLHIALEKIGVPISRLKAVILTHQDVDHIGCLPEILKACGSQIKIYAHALDKPYIEGQLPLLKDGHLEHPPMGKVDTTVTDGQELPFCGGIRVIHTPGHTPGHISLYMMDSKTLIAGDSMFSVDGMLGGIHEPTTLDTETARYSLKKYIELDITSVICYHGGLSHGNVNEQISKLTQGL is encoded by the coding sequence ATGGAAATTTCAAAGGGAATAGCGATGCTTCAGCTTGATTTTGAGGGGAATATAATTCACCCTGTTCTGATATGGGATGAAGAAATGGTTGTGTTAATTGATACCGGCTTCCCTGGACAATATGACGATTTGCATATCGCACTCGAAAAGATTGGTGTGCCGATCAGCCGACTTAAAGCAGTGATTTTGACGCATCAGGATGTGGACCATATCGGGTGTCTTCCCGAGATTTTGAAAGCTTGTGGCTCACAAATCAAGATCTATGCGCATGCGCTGGATAAGCCGTATATTGAGGGACAGCTCCCTCTTCTGAAAGACGGTCACCTTGAGCATCCTCCAATGGGCAAAGTAGATACAACGGTGACTGATGGTCAGGAACTGCCGTTTTGTGGTGGTATTCGCGTTATTCATACACCTGGTCATACGCCAGGTCATATCAGTTTATATATGATGGACAGCAAGACGCTCATCGCCGGAGATTCAATGTTCAGTGTAGACGGCATGCTTGGAGGCATTCATGAACCAACTACACTGGATACAGAGACAGCTCGATACTCTTTGAAAAAGTATATCGAACTCGACATTACATCTGTGATTTGTTATCACGGTGGTCTAAGTCATGGGAATGTAAATGAACAGATCTCAAAACTTACTCAAGGGTTATAA
- a CDS encoding redoxin domain-containing protein, producing the protein MSLLQKKSFKSRRTLTILIGVVALLAGTWAIFENVSTPESQRGNAIEAGAKAPEFTAVNSAGEQVSLSDYQGKAVMINFWASWCTPCVREMPLVHQIAQDYKNDVETLFVNVGESKGTIREFMDKQAFDFPVIIDVTGNISGMYRITGLPATMVIDGDGEFRHILLGELTEDTPLQQWLEESI; encoded by the coding sequence GTGAGTTTATTGCAGAAAAAGAGTTTTAAAAGCAGACGTACACTTACAATTTTGATTGGTGTGGTCGCATTGCTCGCAGGTACATGGGCCATTTTCGAAAATGTATCGACACCCGAGTCTCAGCGAGGCAACGCTATTGAAGCAGGTGCAAAAGCCCCTGAGTTCACAGCGGTTAATTCAGCAGGGGAACAAGTCAGCCTGTCCGATTATCAGGGCAAAGCCGTCATGATTAACTTCTGGGCTTCATGGTGCACACCTTGTGTAAGGGAGATGCCGCTTGTTCACCAGATTGCTCAGGACTATAAGAACGATGTGGAAACCCTGTTTGTTAATGTGGGGGAATCGAAGGGCACGATCCGTGAGTTTATGGATAAGCAGGCGTTTGATTTTCCGGTGATTATTGATGTGACGGGCAACATATCAGGTATGTATCGTATTACAGGTTTGCCTGCAACGATGGTTATTGATGGGGATGGAGAGTTCCGTCATATACTGCTCGGCGAACTGACTGAAGATACACCATTGCAGCAATGGCTGGAAGAGAGTATCTAG